One window from the genome of Mumia sp. ZJ1417 encodes:
- a CDS encoding type II toxin-antitoxin system Phd/YefM family antitoxin — translation MTTMTARDFNRDVSAAKRAAEEEPVIITDRGRPSHVLMTIEEYERIVAPTRSALDWLAMEEPVVDFDPQPMHFGAKIPEL, via the coding sequence ATGACCACGATGACCGCGCGCGATTTCAATCGCGACGTCAGTGCGGCCAAACGCGCCGCTGAGGAAGAGCCCGTCATCATCACCGACCGCGGGCGACCGTCGCACGTGTTGATGACCATCGAGGAGTACGAGCGCATCGTGGCGCCGACGCGCTCCGCCCTCGACTGGCTGGCCATGGAAGAACCGGTCGTCGACTTCGACCCCCAGCCCATGCACTTCGGGGCAAAGATCCCCGAGCTATGA
- a CDS encoding type II toxin-antitoxin system VapC family toxin — MTFILDTNVVSEVRFGDRMDARVRAWLENVPDHECHLSAITVFELAHGVARIERLDSAQGRRLREWFERQIVAYEARILPIDLPVARETARLHVPDPRPERDAFIAATAIVHGMTVVTRSVADFSPLGVPVVNPWE; from the coding sequence ATGACCTTCATCCTCGACACAAACGTCGTCAGCGAGGTGCGATTCGGCGATCGCATGGATGCCCGGGTTCGCGCGTGGCTCGAGAACGTCCCCGATCATGAGTGCCACCTGAGTGCCATCACCGTCTTCGAACTTGCCCACGGCGTGGCAAGGATCGAGCGACTAGATAGTGCGCAGGGGCGGCGGCTTCGCGAGTGGTTCGAACGCCAGATCGTTGCGTACGAGGCGCGGATCCTCCCGATCGACCTTCCTGTCGCGCGCGAGACCGCGCGATTGCACGTGCCCGATCCTCGGCCGGAGCGCGACGCCTTCATCGCCGCCACCGCGATAGTCCACGGCATGACCGTCGTCACCCGCAGCGTCGCGGACTTTTCTCCGCTGGGCGTGCCCGTGGTCAATCCGTGGGAGTGA
- the mnhG gene encoding monovalent cation/H(+) antiporter subunit G: MRLALDIASAFCLLSGAFLALIAAIGIARFNNLFSRMHAATKPQVLGLLLILLGIGLRMEAWSDLGLLVLVAVFQLLTAPVAAHMLGRAVYRTGGADHDERLVDEQMPAD, from the coding sequence ATGAGACTCGCCCTCGACATCGCTTCGGCGTTCTGCCTGCTGTCCGGCGCTTTCCTCGCGCTGATCGCCGCCATCGGCATCGCGCGATTCAACAACCTGTTCAGCCGGATGCACGCTGCCACAAAGCCTCAGGTGCTCGGGCTGCTGCTCATCCTGCTCGGGATCGGGCTCCGGATGGAGGCGTGGAGCGACCTCGGCCTCCTCGTGCTCGTCGCCGTCTTCCAGCTGCTCACCGCTCCCGTCGCGGCGCACATGCTCGGACGCGCGGTCTATCGCACCGGCGGCGCGGACCACGACGAGAGGCTCGTCGACGAGCAGATGCCGGCGGACTGA
- a CDS encoding monovalent cation/H+ antiporter complex subunit F, whose translation MTWMTVVAWVAGGMLGIAAVLAVVRAALGPSMPNRAVAIDVLVAVLVGGLGVEAAYNRHTDTLPILVVLSLVGMVGSVSIARFATSDEPDESDPERIDGTEGSR comes from the coding sequence ATGACCTGGATGACCGTGGTCGCGTGGGTGGCCGGAGGCATGCTCGGGATCGCTGCCGTCCTCGCGGTGGTCCGTGCCGCCCTCGGACCATCGATGCCCAACCGTGCAGTCGCGATCGACGTGCTCGTCGCCGTGCTCGTGGGCGGGCTCGGTGTCGAGGCGGCGTACAACCGCCACACCGACACGCTCCCGATCCTGGTCGTCCTCTCTCTGGTCGGGATGGTCGGCTCGGTGAGCATCGCGCGCTTCGCCACGAGCGACGAGCCTGACGAGTCCGATCCCGAGCGCATCGACGGTACGGAGGGATCCCGATGA
- a CDS encoding Na+/H+ antiporter subunit E: MSDANDANDASRRTQARRALQWPVVLWLTLVWVLLWGEFTVGNILAGALIAVAIIRVFPLPPIEFHGRVHPWRLLILVYAFFRDLVASSVQVATIVMRFGYQPVNAVLVVPMRTRSELALMLTSEIVSLVPGSLLIEASRSTWTLQIHVLETRSQADVEAARQRVWDEEERVVRALGNAEDIARIEQPRPEGGFR; encoded by the coding sequence GTGAGCGACGCGAACGACGCGAACGACGCCTCTCGTCGCACCCAGGCGCGCCGCGCCCTTCAGTGGCCCGTCGTGCTGTGGCTCACGCTCGTTTGGGTGCTGCTCTGGGGTGAGTTCACCGTCGGCAACATCCTCGCCGGGGCCCTCATCGCGGTCGCGATCATCCGGGTCTTTCCGCTGCCGCCGATCGAGTTCCACGGCCGGGTGCACCCGTGGCGGCTCCTCATCCTGGTGTACGCGTTCTTCCGTGATCTGGTCGCGTCGAGCGTTCAGGTCGCGACCATCGTGATGCGCTTCGGCTACCAGCCGGTCAACGCGGTGCTCGTCGTGCCGATGCGGACCCGCAGCGAGCTCGCCCTCATGCTCACCTCCGAGATCGTGTCGCTGGTCCCCGGCAGCCTCCTGATCGAGGCATCGAGGAGCACGTGGACCCTGCAGATCCACGTGCTCGAGACCCGCAGCCAGGCCGACGTCGAGGCTGCACGACAACGCGTCTGGGACGAGGAGGAGCGGGTCGTACGCGCACTCGGCAACGCCGAGGACATCGCCCGGATCGAGCAGCCGCGCCCGGAAGGTGGGTTCCGATGA
- a CDS encoding Na+/H+ antiporter subunit D yields MTADSAMSFLIPLPVVLALLGAGVCLALGQNARAQRVISFTTLSIIVAVAGVLLWAADRDGPQVVYVGGWPARMGIVLVADRLSALLLLVSAIVTLCVLAYSVGQGIIEFGRDTPLSVFYPTFLVLSAGVSNAFLSGDLFNLYVGFEILLAASYVLITLGGTGPRVRAGTTYVVVSVLSSMVFLIAIAGVYAATGTVNMADLAVKLQEVPEGVRIVLQLMLLTAFSIKAAVFPLSAWLPDSYPTAPAPVTAVFAGLLTKVGVYAIMRVQTLLFPDSPLSDLLLWAALLTMFVGILGAIAQSDIKRMLSFTLVSHIGYMMFGVAVASDLGLAGAIFYIVHHITIQTTLFLVTGLIEIRGGSTSLEHLGGLAKAAPVLALMFFLPAMNLSGIPPFSGFLGKVALVQAGVDRAGWLAYLVVAASILTSLLTLYAVAKTWNRAFWRPRTEEPDELTESVPSSGTKSGEPWGDTVATSVRSLPRAMVTPTLTLVALGTALTLLAGPLFGITERAAEELRDRDPYIETVLNDGSVAGSIVPRGSGGAE; encoded by the coding sequence ATGACCGCCGACTCCGCGATGTCCTTCCTGATCCCGCTGCCGGTCGTGCTGGCGCTGCTCGGCGCCGGGGTGTGCCTCGCGCTCGGCCAGAACGCCCGCGCCCAGCGCGTCATCAGCTTCACGACCCTCTCGATCATCGTCGCGGTCGCGGGCGTCCTGCTGTGGGCAGCCGACCGGGACGGCCCGCAGGTCGTGTACGTCGGGGGCTGGCCCGCCCGCATGGGCATCGTGCTGGTCGCCGACCGGTTGTCCGCCTTGCTGCTGCTCGTCTCGGCGATCGTGACGCTGTGCGTCCTCGCGTACTCCGTGGGCCAGGGCATCATCGAGTTCGGTCGCGACACGCCGTTGTCGGTGTTCTACCCGACGTTCCTCGTCCTGTCGGCGGGAGTCTCCAACGCCTTCCTGTCGGGCGACCTCTTCAACCTGTACGTCGGGTTCGAGATCCTGCTGGCGGCGAGCTACGTGCTCATCACCCTGGGCGGCACCGGGCCACGGGTGCGCGCCGGGACGACGTACGTTGTCGTGTCGGTGCTGTCGTCGATGGTGTTCCTCATCGCGATCGCGGGCGTCTACGCGGCGACCGGCACGGTCAACATGGCCGATCTCGCGGTCAAGCTGCAGGAGGTCCCCGAGGGGGTCCGCATCGTCCTGCAGCTCATGCTGCTCACCGCGTTCTCGATCAAGGCCGCCGTCTTCCCGCTGTCGGCGTGGCTCCCCGACTCCTACCCGACCGCACCCGCACCCGTGACGGCGGTGTTCGCGGGCCTGCTGACCAAGGTCGGCGTGTACGCGATCATGCGCGTGCAGACGCTGCTCTTCCCGGACAGCCCGCTGTCGGACCTGCTGCTGTGGGCCGCGCTGCTGACGATGTTCGTGGGCATCCTCGGCGCCATCGCGCAGTCCGACATCAAACGTATGCTCTCGTTCACCCTCGTCAGCCACATCGGCTACATGATGTTCGGGGTCGCGGTCGCCTCCGACCTGGGGCTCGCGGGCGCGATCTTCTACATCGTCCACCACATCACGATCCAGACCACGCTCTTCCTGGTCACGGGCCTGATCGAGATCCGTGGCGGCTCGACGTCGTTGGAGCACCTCGGCGGTCTCGCGAAGGCCGCCCCGGTGCTTGCGCTGATGTTCTTCCTGCCGGCGATGAACCTCTCCGGCATCCCTCCGTTCTCTGGCTTCCTCGGCAAGGTCGCCCTCGTCCAGGCGGGGGTCGACCGGGCAGGCTGGCTCGCGTACCTGGTCGTGGCGGCCTCGATCCTCACCAGCCTCCTCACCCTGTACGCGGTGGCGAAGACATGGAACCGCGCGTTCTGGCGGCCTCGTACGGAGGAACCCGACGAGCTCACCGAGTCCGTCCCCAGCTCCGGCACGAAGTCGGGCGAGCCGTGGGGTGACACGGTCGCGACGTCCGTACGCTCGCTCCCTCGCGCGATGGTCACCCCGACGCTGACGCTGGTCGCGCTCGGCACGGCGCTCACCCTGCTTGCCGGGCCGTTGTTCGGGATCACCGAGCGCGCGGCCGAGGAGCTGCGCGATCGCGACCCGTACATCGAGACCGTCCTCAACGACGGCAGCGTGGCAGGATCCATCGTCCCGCGCGGGTCAGGAGGTGCCGAGTGA
- a CDS encoding Na(+)/H(+) antiporter subunit C yields the protein MTVNLVLVIVIGVTFACGVTLLLERSLTRIVVGTLLIGNAVNLIFIVASGAPGRAPIVDESDPSPMSDPLPQAMVLTAIVITLGVASFLLAMAYRSWQLQGHDEVQDDMEDRLIMRLAELDEASQSYEEGGGAPDEEGADTEEVER from the coding sequence ATGACCGTCAACCTGGTTCTCGTCATTGTCATCGGTGTGACCTTCGCCTGCGGCGTGACACTGCTGCTCGAGCGAAGCCTGACCCGCATCGTCGTCGGCACCCTGTTGATCGGCAACGCCGTCAACCTCATCTTCATCGTGGCCTCCGGCGCACCCGGCCGTGCCCCGATCGTCGACGAGTCCGACCCGTCCCCGATGAGCGACCCGCTCCCGCAGGCGATGGTGCTCACCGCGATCGTCATCACCCTCGGCGTCGCGTCGTTCCTGCTCGCCATGGCGTACAGGTCGTGGCAGCTGCAGGGGCACGACGAAGTCCAGGACGACATGGAGGACCGCCTCATCATGCGGCTGGCCGAGCTCGACGAGGCGTCACAATCGTACGAGGAAGGTGGCGGAGCTCCGGACGAGGAAGGCGCCGACACCGAGGAGGTCGAGCGATGA
- a CDS encoding Na+/H+ antiporter subunit A, with protein sequence MLFLLLAHLVAAAAAPALVRTFDRHAFLLLALVPGASFVWLLLQGPEVTGPDAGTLTETYEWVPTIGLEIGLRLDTLSWTLALLVTGVGALVLFYCTWYFRSYDPALWRFSGAFTAFAGSMLGLVLSRDVLLLYVFWELTTVFSYILVGHNPERVANRRAAMTALIVTTFGGLAMLVGLIMLGQDAGSYRIDAIMALSPTGAATATAIALVLIGALSKSALVPFHFWLPGAMAAPTPVSAYLHAAAMVKAGVFLVAVMAPAFADAALWRPTLLVLGVLTMIVGGLRALGQHDVKLLLAYGTVSQLGFLVAVVGLGTRAAALAGVAMVVAHALFKAALFMVVGIVDHSAHTRDLRKLSRLRPAMPWLFGFTVLAAASMAGIPPMLGFVAKESVYGAFVDVVSTGDGTGIGPVAGSLVLAGLVFGSLLTMAYTLRFVWGVFGDKPGVDQPANLVPVPAGFATPTALLASASLVLAFFGSGLTKLWAGYDHQFPEGDHHAELALWHGFSPALGLSVIAVLGGIALFTWQQRRALVPAAPWMPSAERAYEGIMRNTDRLAVEVTGRTQRGSLPFYLGSILVVVLLIPGTALALNRTWTEDVVWFDSAAQAVVAILLGVAAVLTVRSRRRLKAVLLAGVAGYCTAMLFLLHGAPDLALTQVLVETVTLVVFVLVLRRMAPYFSDRPLTRARWIRVGIGALSGAFASAIALATAGVRIGDPISVAFAESAVEYGGGHNIVNVTLVDIRAWDTMGELSVLVVAATGVASLIFLITGRGGAQSPAAPLPEGHSTGRWLRAGRTLAPERRSIVFEIVTRLIFHTVILFSVWLIFSGHNGPGGGFAGGLMAGLALMVRYLAGGRYELDEAAPVDAGRVLGLGLSVATVSALAPLAFGGQVFQSAIVKFHLFAIGDIKLVTSLFFDLGVYLVVVGLMLDVLRSLGGGIDADIETGDADPELPGSYTDPEIEPLTGGVR encoded by the coding sequence ATGCTCTTCCTCCTGCTCGCCCACCTGGTCGCCGCAGCAGCCGCTCCTGCGCTCGTCCGTACGTTCGACCGGCACGCCTTCCTCCTCCTCGCTCTGGTCCCCGGCGCAAGTTTCGTCTGGCTCCTTCTGCAGGGGCCTGAGGTCACCGGCCCCGACGCGGGCACGCTCACCGAGACGTACGAGTGGGTGCCCACGATCGGCCTCGAGATCGGGCTTCGGCTCGACACGCTGAGCTGGACCCTGGCCCTGCTCGTCACGGGCGTCGGCGCGCTGGTCCTCTTCTACTGCACCTGGTACTTCCGCTCGTACGATCCCGCGCTCTGGCGCTTCTCCGGCGCATTCACGGCGTTCGCCGGCTCCATGCTCGGCCTCGTGCTGTCTCGGGACGTGCTGCTCCTGTACGTGTTCTGGGAGCTCACTACCGTCTTCTCCTACATCCTCGTCGGCCACAACCCCGAGCGTGTCGCCAACCGTCGCGCGGCGATGACGGCGCTGATCGTGACGACCTTCGGCGGCCTCGCGATGCTGGTCGGCCTCATCATGCTCGGGCAGGACGCAGGGTCGTACCGCATCGACGCGATCATGGCGCTCTCCCCGACCGGCGCCGCGACCGCCACCGCGATCGCCCTCGTGCTGATCGGCGCGCTCAGCAAGTCGGCGCTGGTGCCGTTCCACTTCTGGCTCCCCGGCGCGATGGCCGCTCCGACGCCGGTGAGCGCCTACCTGCACGCGGCCGCGATGGTGAAGGCCGGCGTCTTCCTCGTCGCCGTGATGGCCCCCGCGTTCGCCGACGCCGCCCTGTGGCGGCCGACGCTGCTCGTGCTCGGCGTGCTGACGATGATCGTCGGTGGCCTGCGCGCGCTCGGGCAGCACGACGTCAAGCTGCTCCTCGCGTACGGGACGGTGAGCCAGCTCGGCTTCCTCGTCGCCGTGGTCGGGCTCGGCACCCGTGCAGCCGCGCTCGCCGGCGTCGCGATGGTCGTCGCCCACGCCCTGTTCAAAGCGGCGCTCTTCATGGTCGTTGGCATCGTCGACCACTCGGCTCACACCCGCGACCTGCGCAAGCTGTCGCGGCTGCGCCCCGCGATGCCCTGGCTCTTCGGCTTCACCGTGCTCGCGGCGGCCTCGATGGCCGGCATCCCGCCGATGCTCGGGTTCGTCGCCAAGGAGTCGGTGTACGGCGCATTCGTTGACGTGGTCTCGACCGGCGACGGCACCGGGATCGGACCGGTCGCCGGCTCTCTCGTGCTCGCGGGGCTGGTCTTCGGCTCGCTGCTCACCATGGCGTACACGTTGCGCTTCGTGTGGGGTGTCTTCGGCGACAAGCCGGGCGTCGACCAGCCCGCCAACCTGGTCCCTGTGCCTGCCGGGTTCGCGACGCCGACCGCGCTCCTCGCCTCGGCTTCGCTCGTGCTCGCGTTCTTCGGCAGCGGTCTGACCAAGCTGTGGGCGGGGTACGACCACCAGTTCCCCGAGGGCGACCACCACGCGGAGCTCGCCCTCTGGCACGGGTTCTCCCCTGCCCTCGGCCTGTCCGTAATCGCGGTCCTCGGCGGCATCGCGCTCTTCACCTGGCAGCAGCGCCGTGCGCTCGTCCCCGCCGCGCCCTGGATGCCGTCGGCCGAGCGGGCGTACGAGGGCATCATGCGCAACACCGACCGGCTCGCCGTCGAGGTCACCGGTCGTACGCAGCGCGGCTCGCTGCCCTTCTACCTCGGCTCGATCCTCGTAGTCGTCCTGCTGATCCCCGGCACTGCGCTCGCACTCAACCGCACGTGGACCGAGGACGTCGTGTGGTTCGACTCCGCGGCGCAGGCGGTCGTCGCGATCCTGCTGGGTGTCGCGGCCGTGCTCACCGTCCGGTCGCGTCGCCGGCTCAAGGCCGTCCTGCTCGCGGGGGTGGCCGGCTACTGCACGGCGATGCTCTTCCTCCTTCACGGCGCACCCGATCTCGCGCTGACCCAGGTGCTCGTGGAGACGGTGACGCTGGTCGTGTTCGTGCTGGTGCTGCGCCGCATGGCCCCGTACTTCTCCGACCGTCCACTCACCCGCGCCCGCTGGATCCGGGTGGGAATCGGCGCCCTCTCCGGGGCCTTCGCCTCCGCGATCGCACTCGCCACCGCCGGCGTCCGGATCGGTGACCCGATCTCGGTCGCGTTCGCCGAGAGCGCCGTCGAGTACGGCGGAGGCCACAACATCGTGAACGTGACCCTCGTGGACATCCGCGCCTGGGACACGATGGGCGAGCTGTCGGTCCTCGTGGTGGCCGCCACCGGTGTCGCCTCGCTGATCTTCCTCATCACCGGTCGCGGTGGGGCGCAGAGCCCTGCCGCCCCGCTGCCCGAGGGGCACTCGACCGGTCGCTGGCTGCGCGCGGGCCGTACGCTCGCCCCGGAGCGACGTTCGATCGTCTTCGAGATCGTCACGCGGCTGATCTTCCACACGGTCATCCTGTTCTCCGTGTGGCTGATCTTCTCCGGCCACAACGGTCCGGGCGGCGGCTTCGCCGGCGGTCTGATGGCCGGCCTCGCACTGATGGTCCGCTACCTCGCCGGCGGACGGTACGAGCTCGACGAAGCGGCGCCGGTCGACGCCGGACGGGTCCTCGGACTCGGCCTCTCGGTCGCGACCGTGTCCGCGCTCGCGCCGCTGGCGTTCGGCGGCCAGGTCTTCCAGAGCGCGATCGTCAAGTTCCACCTGTTCGCGATCGGCGACATCAAGCTGGTCACGTCGCTCTTCTTCGACCTCGGCGTCTATCTCGTGGTCGTGGGTCTCATGCTCGACGTCCTGCGCAGCCTCGGCGGCGGGATCGACGCCGACATCGAGACCGGGGACGCCGATCCCGAGCTACCGGGCTCCTACACCGACCCTGAGATCGAGCCGCTGACGGGAGGCGTCCGATGA
- a CDS encoding GlsB/YeaQ/YmgE family stress response membrane protein has product MGFILSIIGFLVIGLVAGFIARAIVPGKDAMSLVQTLVLGVVGSVVFGVILGLLPFWDRDKGFGPAGWIGSIIGAVLTLMVYNRVVKKSSAS; this is encoded by the coding sequence ATGGGATTCATCCTCAGCATCATCGGGTTCCTGGTGATCGGCCTGGTCGCGGGGTTCATCGCCCGCGCGATCGTCCCCGGCAAAGACGCGATGTCCCTCGTGCAGACACTCGTTCTCGGCGTCGTCGGCTCGGTGGTCTTCGGCGTGATCCTCGGCCTCCTCCCCTTCTGGGATCGTGACAAGGGCTTCGGCCCGGCGGGGTGGATCGGCTCGATCATCGGCGCCGTCCTCACCCTGATGGTCTACAACCGTGTCGTGAAGAAGAGCTCGGCGAGCTGA
- a CDS encoding response regulator transcription factor encodes MTSPRTSDRLLVVDDDASILDLLASSLRFAGFEVVTATDGRTALEMATTDPTLDLIVLDVMMPGLDGFEVVTRLRREHRDIPVIFLTARDAPADRVNGLTAGGDDYLVKPFSLDELVARVHAVLRRTRRTREETVLRFADLEMDTDSHEVRKDGEVVDLSPTEFKLLRYFLLNSGRVLSKQQILDHVWNYDFGGDGNVVETYVSYLRRKIDTTEPRLLHTVRGVGYVLRRPR; translated from the coding sequence ATGACCTCACCGCGTACTTCCGACCGGCTGCTCGTCGTCGACGACGACGCGAGCATCCTCGACCTGCTTGCCTCCAGCCTGCGCTTCGCCGGGTTCGAGGTGGTGACGGCCACCGACGGGCGTACGGCCCTCGAGATGGCGACCACGGACCCGACCCTCGACCTGATCGTGCTGGACGTGATGATGCCCGGGCTCGACGGCTTCGAGGTGGTGACGCGGCTGCGCCGCGAGCACCGCGACATCCCCGTCATCTTCCTCACCGCCCGGGATGCCCCGGCGGACCGCGTCAACGGGCTCACCGCCGGCGGCGACGACTACCTGGTGAAGCCGTTCAGCCTCGACGAGCTCGTCGCACGCGTCCACGCCGTGCTGCGGCGAACACGCCGCACCCGCGAGGAGACCGTGCTGCGGTTCGCCGACCTGGAGATGGACACCGACAGCCACGAGGTCCGCAAGGACGGCGAGGTCGTCGACCTCTCGCCGACGGAGTTCAAGCTGCTGCGCTACTTCCTGCTCAACAGCGGCCGCGTCCTGAGCAAGCAGCAGATCCTCGACCACGTCTGGAACTACGACTTCGGCGGGGACGGCAACGTCGTCGAGACCTACGTCTCGTACCTGCGCCGCAAGATCGACACCACCGAGCCGCGGCTGCTGCACACCGTGCGCGGCGTCGGGTACGTGCTGCGTCGGCCCCGATGA
- a CDS encoding ATP-binding protein — protein MKRRSALVTRWRAVPLRVQLAALAVAMVTLALVLSAVATHVVLERSLVDRADTELVTQGRGFADRPPPRRIIEDGAALPSRFFVQRFASDGTSFDPQVDPRLERDDYPDLPDPATDDITYNEPFTISAADGSPPWRVVFFEGSDGGTVAVAVDLTDVTETLERLRWIELAIAVTVLVAVAAISSWLVARSLRPLIRVERTAEAIAGGDLGARVPMDADPRTEVGALASSLNTMLGHIEKAVDDREREAVRAGEEARRAEESERRMRRFVADASHELRTPLTSIRGFAELYAQGAATDEATTDRFMARIRQEADRMGILVEDLLLLARLDQERPLRRDPVDLRTLVRDAVVDARATQPDRPVAEPAAGPPVIVEGDEARLRQVIANLVGNALVHTPPEAELRVDVRAEGDEGVLIVSDDGPGLDEESAAHAFERFYRADEARSRQDGGSGLGLAIVSALVAGHGGRVSLDTAPGEGATFTVRIPLAR, from the coding sequence ATGAAGCGTCGCTCCGCCCTGGTCACAAGGTGGCGCGCCGTCCCGCTGCGCGTCCAGCTGGCTGCGCTCGCCGTCGCGATGGTGACGCTCGCGCTGGTGTTGAGCGCCGTCGCCACCCATGTCGTCCTGGAGCGTTCGCTCGTCGACCGCGCGGACACCGAGCTCGTGACGCAAGGGCGCGGCTTCGCCGATCGTCCGCCGCCGCGGCGGATCATCGAGGACGGTGCGGCGCTGCCGTCGCGCTTCTTCGTCCAGCGCTTCGCGTCCGACGGGACCTCGTTCGACCCCCAGGTGGACCCGCGCCTCGAGAGGGATGACTACCCCGACCTTCCGGACCCGGCGACCGACGACATCACGTACAACGAGCCCTTCACGATCTCCGCAGCGGACGGCAGCCCGCCGTGGCGCGTGGTCTTCTTCGAGGGCTCGGACGGGGGTACGGTCGCCGTCGCGGTCGACCTCACGGACGTGACCGAGACACTCGAGCGGCTGCGCTGGATCGAGCTGGCGATCGCCGTCACCGTCCTCGTCGCGGTGGCCGCGATCAGCTCGTGGCTCGTCGCGCGCAGCCTGCGCCCCCTCATACGGGTGGAGCGGACCGCGGAGGCGATCGCCGGGGGCGACCTCGGCGCGCGGGTTCCGATGGATGCCGACCCGAGGACCGAGGTGGGTGCGCTCGCGTCGTCGCTCAACACGATGCTCGGCCACATCGAGAAGGCGGTCGACGACCGCGAGCGCGAGGCCGTACGGGCAGGTGAGGAGGCGCGCAGGGCGGAGGAGTCCGAGCGCCGGATGCGTCGCTTCGTCGCCGATGCGAGCCACGAGCTGCGGACGCCGCTGACGTCGATCCGGGGGTTCGCCGAGCTGTACGCCCAGGGGGCGGCGACCGACGAGGCGACCACGGACCGGTTCATGGCGCGCATCCGTCAGGAGGCCGATCGCATGGGCATCCTCGTAGAGGACCTGCTGCTGCTCGCCCGCCTCGACCAGGAGCGCCCGCTCCGCCGTGACCCTGTCGACCTGCGGACCCTGGTGCGTGACGCGGTCGTCGATGCGCGCGCCACGCAGCCGGATCGGCCTGTCGCCGAGCCCGCCGCCGGCCCGCCGGTCATCGTCGAGGGCGACGAGGCGCGCCTGCGGCAGGTGATCGCGAACCTCGTCGGCAACGCGCTGGTGCACACGCCGCCCGAGGCGGAGCTGCGCGTCGATGTTCGTGCGGAAGGAGACGAGGGCGTCCTGATCGTCTCCGATGACGGGCCCGGGCTCGACGAGGAGTCGGCCGCGCACGCGTTCGAGCGCTTCTACCGCGCGGACGAGGCCCGTAGTCGGCAGGACGGAGGCTCGGGGCTGGGCCTCGCGATCGTCTCGGCCCTGGTGGCGGGCCACGGCGGTCGGGTCTCTCTCGACACCGCCCCTGGGGAGGGCGCGACGTTCACCGTACGGATCCCGCTGGCACGGTGA
- a CDS encoding bifunctional glycosyltransferase family 2/GtrA family protein: protein MNETSPVIDVVVPVLNEAHILERSVQRLRTYLDLEVPFACRVVIADNGSTDGTAEVAERLAATLSDVRLVRVPERGRGRALSTVWSRSEATVVAYMDVDLSTDLGALMPLVAPLLSGHSDVAIGTRLRRDSRVVRGVKREILSRGYNALLRVVLGARFSDAQCGFKAVRTDVAKALLPYVEDTGWFFDTELLVLAERAGLRIAEVPVDWVDDPDSRVAIASTVRDDLWGIAHMARGLTTGRLDLEPVRHRFGRPPVRTPVGIRMIRFGLVGVVSTIAYALLFLLARQIAPAQVANLFALVTTAIGNTAMNRRFTYQVTGTKRLARHHVQGLVAFACGWALTASALALTAGLGHTPLMEVGVLTVANVLATIVRFVLLDRWVFRTATEVPRTRDLDVRLSARQVAPTPSATADERSAA from the coding sequence ATGAACGAGACATCTCCCGTGATCGACGTGGTCGTCCCGGTGCTGAACGAGGCGCACATCCTTGAACGCAGCGTCCAGCGACTGCGCACGTACCTCGACCTCGAGGTCCCGTTCGCGTGCCGCGTCGTGATCGCCGACAACGGCAGCACTGATGGTACGGCGGAGGTCGCGGAGCGGCTCGCGGCGACGCTGAGCGACGTGAGGCTGGTCCGCGTCCCCGAACGGGGTCGCGGACGGGCGCTCTCGACCGTCTGGTCGCGCAGCGAGGCCACCGTCGTCGCCTACATGGACGTCGACCTCTCGACCGATCTCGGCGCCCTCATGCCCCTGGTCGCCCCGCTGCTGTCCGGTCACTCGGACGTGGCGATCGGCACGCGGCTGCGGCGTGACTCCCGGGTCGTACGAGGCGTCAAGCGCGAGATCCTCTCCCGGGGCTACAACGCCCTCCTCCGTGTCGTCCTCGGCGCGCGGTTCAGCGACGCGCAGTGCGGCTTCAAGGCGGTGCGCACCGACGTGGCGAAGGCCCTGCTGCCGTACGTCGAGGACACCGGCTGGTTCTTCGACACCGAGCTGCTGGTCCTCGCCGAGCGCGCGGGCCTGCGGATCGCCGAGGTTCCTGTCGACTGGGTCGACGATCCGGACAGCCGGGTCGCGATCGCGTCGACCGTCCGCGACGACCTGTGGGGGATCGCGCACATGGCCCGCGGTCTGACGACGGGTCGCCTCGATCTCGAGCCCGTACGGCACCGCTTCGGGCGGCCTCCTGTCCGCACACCGGTCGGCATCCGGATGATCCGCTTCGGCTTGGTCGGCGTCGTCAGCACGATCGCGTACGCCCTGCTGTTCCTCCTCGCGCGTCAGATCGCCCCCGCCCAGGTCGCGAACCTCTTCGCGCTGGTGACGACGGCGATCGGCAACACCGCCATGAACCGGCGCTTCACCTACCAGGTGACCGGGACGAAGCGGCTTGCTCGCCATCACGTCCAGGGCCTGGTCGCGTTCGCCTGCGGATGGGCGCTGACGGCGTCGGCGCTCGCGCTGACCGCGGGCCTCGGCCACACCCCACTGATGGAGGTCGGCGTCCTCACGGTGGCCAACGTGCTCGCGACGATCGTGCGGTTCGTGCTGCTCGATCGCTGGGTGTTTCGCACCGCGACCGAGGTGCCCCGTACCCGCGACCTCGACGTGCGGCTGTCCGCCCGCCAGGTCGCTCCGACCCCTTCCGCCACGGCGGACGAGAGGAGTGCCGCATGA